The Pseudofrankia inefficax genome window below encodes:
- a CDS encoding sugar ABC transporter substrate-binding protein codes for MAALLALVSACGSSSGGATASSGGPSAAPAASSLAGSGSSAIAGVPTLDELFKGLTSPPPTTGPAPTKGKNVWLVSCGQAIPGCSKLAAAVQQAAADLGWNFHIADGMLGANDGFNVAMRTAIAAKPDAIIDESIDCALIEQSLKEAKAAGIPVIAGQANDCADAPLFAGPSKFSTSAPAVKDFFGSWGEAGAAYIINKTGGKAKIIMSYVGNVVGKDINEGFQTTISKCSGCQVVGNFTIQATETTPGGPFGQQLQAMLTKYPDANVVYLPYDSQLTNGGGAQIVKQSGRDILLVGGQGTAPAIADLVRSGQLSAMTSVVSQLWLGYATADNVNRVLSGQPTVAEGVGVVTVDKDHGLPADGVPAATSFDVKATYNKLWGVG; via the coding sequence GTGGCGGCGCTGCTCGCCCTCGTGAGCGCCTGCGGCTCGAGCTCGGGCGGCGCCACCGCGTCGTCCGGAGGCCCGAGCGCGGCCCCAGCGGCGTCATCCTTAGCTGGGTCGGGAAGCTCGGCGATCGCCGGCGTCCCGACTCTCGACGAGCTGTTCAAGGGGCTCACCAGCCCGCCCCCGACCACCGGCCCGGCGCCCACCAAGGGCAAGAACGTGTGGCTGGTGTCCTGCGGTCAGGCGATCCCGGGCTGCTCGAAGCTCGCCGCCGCCGTGCAGCAGGCCGCTGCGGACCTGGGCTGGAACTTCCACATCGCCGACGGCATGCTCGGCGCGAATGACGGCTTCAACGTCGCGATGCGCACGGCCATCGCCGCCAAGCCGGACGCCATCATCGACGAGTCGATCGACTGCGCGCTCATCGAGCAGTCGCTCAAGGAGGCCAAGGCCGCGGGTATTCCCGTGATCGCCGGGCAGGCGAACGACTGCGCCGATGCCCCGCTGTTCGCCGGGCCGTCCAAGTTCTCGACCTCCGCGCCCGCCGTGAAGGACTTCTTCGGCTCGTGGGGCGAGGCCGGAGCGGCGTACATCATCAACAAGACCGGCGGCAAGGCCAAGATCATCATGTCCTACGTCGGCAACGTCGTGGGCAAGGACATCAACGAGGGCTTCCAGACGACCATCTCGAAGTGCTCGGGCTGCCAGGTCGTGGGCAACTTCACCATCCAGGCGACCGAGACGACCCCGGGCGGGCCGTTCGGCCAGCAGCTCCAGGCGATGCTGACCAAGTACCCGGACGCCAACGTCGTCTATCTGCCCTACGACTCGCAGCTCACCAACGGCGGCGGCGCGCAGATCGTCAAGCAGTCCGGTCGCGACATCCTCCTCGTCGGCGGGCAGGGGACGGCGCCGGCCATCGCCGACCTCGTCCGCAGCGGTCAGCTCTCCGCGATGACCTCGGTCGTGTCGCAGCTCTGGCTCGGCTACGCCACCGCCGACAACGTCAACCGGGTCCTGAGCGGCCAGCCGACAGTCGCCGAGGGCGTCGGCGTCGTGACGGTCGACAAGGACCACGGGCTGCCGGCGGACGGCGTGCCGGCGGCGACCTCGTTCGACGTCAAGGCGACCTACAACAAGCTCTGGGGCGTCGGCTGA
- a CDS encoding sugar ABC transporter ATP-binding protein, with protein sequence MEMADPAPAPSNGVAECLRVSGLSKAFPGVRALRDVDLTVARGEIHALAGGNGSGKSTLIKIVAGVEHGDAGTIRYPSSAEVDASGSTPEVARGGGVYVVHQDLGLFPDLTVAENFALGFGFPQGRSGRVRWKALRRRAAALIERFEIPTTPDTVLRDTSRAVQAQIAIARALQVEDEGGAQGLLVLDEPTAALPAHEVALLFASLRRYVAHGRAALFVSHRLDEVLDLADRVTVFRDGQGIGTYSTSSLTEAQLAELIAGRPISRLSSRSGQRAPGETLLELTEVQADPLDGINLTVRSGEVVGVAGLLGSGRTELLRCIYGDLPIQSGTVRMKDKVVHFTHPRDAIKAGIGLVPESRSESVFYDLAVYVNLAICKLSEYSTRRWLSDRLMRAGARERIATFGVRAASESVVANVLSGGNQQKVVLGRWLSQSPTVLLLDEPTHGVDVGARQEIYQLVRQATDAGMGVLLVASDFEEIALNCDRAIVLSGGRVVAEVGADELTAHALIEAAYTGTKRQRAG encoded by the coding sequence ATGGAAATGGCCGACCCGGCCCCGGCCCCGTCGAACGGCGTCGCGGAGTGCCTGCGGGTCAGCGGTCTCAGCAAGGCGTTCCCGGGAGTGCGGGCGCTGCGGGACGTCGATCTGACCGTGGCACGCGGCGAGATCCACGCGCTGGCCGGCGGCAACGGGTCCGGCAAGTCGACGCTCATCAAGATCGTCGCCGGGGTCGAGCACGGTGACGCCGGCACGATTCGCTACCCGTCCAGCGCCGAGGTCGACGCGTCGGGAAGCACGCCCGAGGTGGCGCGCGGCGGCGGCGTCTACGTGGTCCACCAGGACCTCGGCCTGTTTCCTGACCTGACCGTGGCCGAGAACTTCGCGCTCGGCTTCGGCTTTCCCCAGGGCAGGAGCGGACGAGTTCGATGGAAGGCGCTGCGCCGCCGCGCCGCCGCGCTCATCGAGAGGTTCGAGATCCCGACGACGCCGGACACCGTCCTGCGAGACACCTCCCGCGCCGTGCAGGCACAGATCGCGATCGCCCGCGCGCTACAGGTCGAGGACGAAGGAGGCGCGCAGGGCCTGCTCGTCCTCGACGAACCGACGGCCGCCCTGCCCGCGCACGAGGTGGCGCTGCTGTTCGCCTCGTTGCGGCGCTACGTCGCCCACGGCCGGGCCGCGCTGTTCGTCAGCCACCGGCTGGACGAGGTCCTCGATCTCGCCGACCGGGTCACGGTCTTTCGCGACGGACAGGGCATCGGTACCTACAGCACGTCCTCGCTCACGGAAGCGCAGCTGGCCGAGCTGATCGCGGGCCGGCCGATCTCGCGGCTGTCCTCGCGATCGGGTCAGCGCGCGCCAGGGGAGACGCTGCTCGAGCTGACCGAGGTCCAGGCGGATCCGCTCGACGGGATCAACCTCACCGTACGGTCCGGTGAGGTCGTGGGAGTCGCGGGCCTGCTCGGGTCCGGCCGGACCGAGCTGCTGCGGTGCATCTACGGTGACCTGCCCATCCAGTCCGGGACCGTGCGGATGAAGGACAAGGTCGTTCACTTCACGCATCCACGAGACGCGATCAAGGCCGGAATCGGGCTCGTGCCCGAGAGCCGATCGGAGTCGGTGTTCTACGACCTCGCGGTCTACGTCAACCTGGCCATCTGCAAGCTCAGCGAGTACTCGACCCGTCGCTGGCTCTCCGACCGCCTGATGCGGGCCGGCGCGCGCGAACGCATCGCGACGTTCGGTGTCCGCGCCGCGAGCGAGAGCGTCGTCGCCAACGTGTTGTCCGGCGGGAACCAGCAGAAGGTCGTCCTGGGCCGCTGGCTGAGCCAGAGCCCGACTGTGCTGCTGCTCGACGAACCGACGCACGGGGTCGACGTGGGTGCGCGACAGGAGATCTATCAGCTCGTGCGCCAGGCGACCGATGCCGGAATGGGCGTCCTGCTGGTCGCCTCCGATTTCGAGGAGATCGCGCTCAACTGCGACCGCGCGATCGTGCTGAGCGGGGGTCGCGTCGTCGCCGAGGTTGGTGCCGACGAACTGACGGCGCACGCACTGATCGAAGCCGCATACACCGGAACGAAGCGACAGAGGGCAGGCTGA